In the genome of Cupriavidus taiwanensis, one region contains:
- a CDS encoding phosphate acetyltransferase, translating to MNARHEKYQRLIDYCKTIPPTPTAVAHPCDHASLEGAAEAARMGLIAPILVGPRSRIEDAARASGIDVGAYPIVDAPHSHAAAAAAVQLVREGKAEAIMKGSLHTDELMGAVVAGDSGLRTARRISHCFVMDVPGHEDALIVTDAAVNIAPTLSEKADILQNAIDLAHALQLKEVRVAILSAMETINPKVPSTIEAAALCKMVDRHQITGAVVDGPLALDNAINLDAARIKKIDSPVAGRANVLLVPDLDAGNMLAKSLTFLAGADAAGIVLGARVPIILTSRADTVTTRLASCAVAALVAKARRESTQVAG from the coding sequence GTGAACGCCAGACATGAGAAGTACCAGCGGCTGATCGACTATTGCAAGACCATCCCGCCCACCCCGACCGCGGTGGCGCATCCATGCGATCACGCATCGCTGGAAGGCGCAGCCGAGGCGGCCCGCATGGGCCTGATCGCGCCGATCCTGGTCGGGCCGCGCAGCCGCATCGAGGACGCCGCGCGTGCCAGCGGCATCGACGTCGGCGCGTACCCGATCGTCGATGCGCCGCACAGCCACGCGGCGGCGGCGGCCGCGGTGCAACTGGTGCGCGAAGGCAAGGCCGAGGCCATCATGAAGGGCAGCCTGCACACCGACGAGCTGATGGGGGCGGTGGTCGCGGGCGACAGCGGCCTGCGCACCGCCCGGCGCATCAGCCACTGCTTCGTGATGGACGTGCCCGGGCACGAGGACGCGTTGATCGTGACCGACGCCGCGGTCAATATCGCCCCGACCCTGTCCGAAAAGGCCGATATCCTCCAGAACGCGATCGACCTGGCCCACGCCCTGCAACTGAAGGAGGTCCGCGTGGCGATCCTGTCGGCCATGGAGACCATCAATCCCAAGGTGCCATCCACCATCGAAGCCGCCGCGCTGTGCAAGATGGTCGACCGCCACCAGATCACCGGCGCGGTGGTCGACGGCCCGCTGGCGCTGGACAATGCCATCAACCTGGATGCGGCACGCATCAAGAAGATCGATTCGCCGGTGGCCGGGCGCGCCAACGTCTTGCTGGTGCCCGACCTGGACGCCGGCAACATGCTCGCCAAGAGCCTGACGTTCCTTGCCGGCGCGGATGCCGCCGGCATCGTGCTGGGCGCGCGCGTGCCCATCATCCTGACCAGCCGCGCCGACACGGTGACGACGCGGCTGGCGTCGTGCGCGGTGGCTGCCCTGGTCGCCAAGGCGCGGCGAGAGTCCACCCAGGTGGCGGGGTGA
- a CDS encoding DUF3141 domain-containing protein, which produces MDAGKQLAHAREVGVKTGVVLQKRLRNAQEAYIHRVQQAMGEDSAAPAPAKWAAGLDPMNGYAYAVDSMQRAILFWDTLRERGNHFVENATHGLKPVLHFDYETVMDGRQFARPVNYALLKITPPEGVTIDDSRRPYVIIDPRAGHGPGIGGFKDDSQVGVAMRAGHPVYFVIFFRDPEPGQTLLDVCEAEQQFIRKVRALHPDSAKPAIIGNCQGGWAAMMLGASDPDDTGPIVINGAPMSYWSGAWSAGEGDNPMRYSGGLLGGTWLASLTADLGNGKFDGAWLVQNFENLNPANSLWDKYYNLYRKADTEPPRFLEFERWWGGYYLMNREEIEWITRNLFVGNKLWSGDVKAAGGKGFDLREIRAPIVLFASMGDNITPPQQAFNWVVDVYGSTDEIKARGQVIVGMMHRSVGHLGIFVSGKVAKKEHTQIVSVLKSIELLPPGLYGMVIHEHKRGDGIEYEVEFEEHSLEELAGRLNRFERADEKPFEAVAALSDFNQRAYELFAQPFVQAMSNEASARMLREFHPLRVQNWALSDLNPWMAWLKPAAEAVRANRQAMADDHPLRQQEQAGAEMLSAGLDAYRAVRDAMTEASFFNLYANLFSFLSLDKPSAPAAMAPQEPPEVRAALASVGEGGYTEAIARLACLLNRKGEPLPLSRLELRKELVTDYADFLPELPPDAWRKTRGQQELITRYAPEQALETLPALLRHQADRQRLHALAEKLRTDERLLGTSPTAEQAAMLGRIRAVLAPKPERGRAGGASLTRAS; this is translated from the coding sequence ATGGATGCAGGCAAGCAACTGGCTCACGCGCGTGAAGTGGGCGTCAAGACGGGCGTCGTGCTGCAAAAGCGGCTGAGGAACGCGCAGGAGGCCTATATACATCGTGTGCAGCAGGCCATGGGCGAGGACAGCGCGGCCCCCGCGCCGGCGAAGTGGGCCGCCGGCCTCGATCCGATGAACGGCTATGCCTACGCGGTCGACAGCATGCAGCGTGCCATCCTGTTCTGGGACACGCTCAGGGAGCGGGGCAACCACTTTGTGGAAAACGCTACGCACGGCCTCAAGCCGGTCCTGCACTTCGACTACGAAACCGTGATGGATGGCCGCCAGTTCGCGCGGCCAGTCAACTACGCGCTGCTGAAAATCACGCCGCCCGAAGGCGTGACCATCGATGACAGCCGCCGCCCCTATGTCATCATCGATCCGCGTGCCGGGCACGGCCCGGGTATCGGCGGGTTCAAGGACGATTCGCAGGTGGGCGTGGCGATGCGTGCCGGCCACCCGGTCTACTTTGTTATCTTCTTCCGTGACCCGGAGCCGGGGCAGACGCTGCTCGACGTATGCGAGGCGGAGCAACAGTTCATCCGCAAGGTACGCGCCCTGCATCCGGACAGCGCCAAGCCGGCCATCATCGGCAATTGCCAGGGGGGCTGGGCCGCGATGATGCTCGGTGCATCGGATCCGGACGACACCGGCCCGATCGTCATCAACGGTGCGCCGATGTCGTACTGGAGCGGTGCCTGGAGCGCGGGCGAGGGCGACAACCCGATGCGCTATTCCGGCGGCCTGCTGGGCGGCACCTGGCTGGCATCGCTTACGGCGGACCTCGGCAACGGCAAGTTCGACGGCGCCTGGCTGGTGCAGAACTTTGAGAACCTGAACCCGGCCAACAGCCTGTGGGACAAGTACTACAACCTGTACCGCAAGGCCGACACCGAGCCGCCGCGCTTCCTCGAGTTCGAGCGCTGGTGGGGCGGCTACTACCTGATGAACCGCGAGGAGATCGAATGGATCACGCGCAACCTGTTCGTCGGCAACAAGCTGTGGAGCGGCGACGTCAAGGCGGCAGGCGGCAAGGGCTTCGACCTGCGCGAGATCCGGGCGCCGATCGTCCTGTTTGCATCGATGGGCGACAACATCACGCCGCCGCAGCAGGCCTTCAACTGGGTCGTTGACGTCTATGGCAGTACCGACGAAATCAAGGCGCGCGGCCAGGTCATCGTCGGGATGATGCACCGGAGCGTGGGCCATCTTGGCATCTTCGTCTCCGGCAAGGTCGCAAAGAAGGAGCATACGCAGATCGTTTCGGTGCTGAAGAGCATCGAACTGCTGCCCCCGGGCCTCTACGGCATGGTCATCCACGAACACAAGCGCGGCGATGGCATCGAATACGAGGTCGAGTTCGAGGAACATTCGCTGGAGGAGCTCGCCGGCCGGCTCAACCGCTTCGAGCGGGCCGACGAGAAACCGTTCGAGGCCGTTGCCGCGCTGTCGGACTTCAACCAGCGCGCCTATGAACTGTTCGCGCAACCGTTCGTCCAGGCCATGTCGAACGAGGCGTCGGCACGGATGCTGCGCGAGTTCCATCCGCTGCGGGTGCAGAACTGGGCGTTGTCGGACCTGAATCCCTGGATGGCCTGGCTCAAGCCCGCGGCCGAGGCGGTCAGGGCGAACCGCCAGGCCATGGCGGATGACCATCCGCTGAGGCAGCAGGAACAGGCGGGGGCGGAAATGCTCAGTGCCGGCCTCGACGCTTACCGCGCCGTGCGTGACGCGATGACGGAGGCGTCGTTCTTCAACCTGTACGCCAACCTGTTCTCGTTCCTGTCGCTGGACAAGCCTTCCGCGCCGGCAGCCATGGCGCCGCAGGAACCGCCGGAAGTCAGGGCCGCGCTGGCCTCGGTCGGCGAGGGCGGATACACCGAGGCGATTGCCCGGCTGGCCTGCCTGCTCAATCGCAAGGGCGAGCCCTTGCCGCTGTCCCGGCTGGAGCTGCGCAAGGAGCTGGTGACGGACTACGCGGACTTCCTGCCGGAACTGCCCCCTGACGCCTGGCGCAAGACCCGGGGCCAGCAGGAGCTGATCACCCGGTACGCGCCCGAGCAGGCGCTGGAGACGCTGCCGGCCTTGCTCAGGCACCAGGCCGACCGTCAGCGGCTGCATGCGCTGGCCGAAAAACTGCGTACCGACGAGCGCCTGCTTGGCACCAGCCCCACGGCGGAGCAGGCTGCGATGCTGGGGCGGATCCGCGCGGTGCTGGCGCCGAAACCCGAGCGCGGCCGCGCCGGTGGCGCATCGCTCACCCGTGCATCCTAG
- the phaZ gene encoding poly(3-hydroxyalkanoate) depolymerase, whose product MTTINAGTQAGHKLQVRTVDLDGQVLRAGIRPGRDAGPPLLVFNGIGANFELLRPFVDALPDIEVILFDVPGVGGSPAPLMPYRFSSLCVLADRLLSRLGYDGQVDALGVSWGGALAQEFARLQAHRCRRLVLAATSPGVIMVPGRLSVLTKMIGLRRYTDPQYLRRVGADLYGGAVRHDPAWLDQHGRHMQPPRGRGYLYQLLAAWGWSSLPWLGALKQPTLVMHGTDDPIVPPVNARILAAAIPHAALQLVDDGHLFLVTGADSAARTIGRFLRA is encoded by the coding sequence ATGACAACCATCAATGCCGGCACGCAAGCCGGCCACAAGCTCCAGGTCCGGACCGTGGATCTGGACGGCCAGGTACTGCGGGCCGGCATCCGGCCGGGCCGGGACGCCGGCCCGCCGCTGCTGGTCTTCAACGGCATCGGCGCCAACTTCGAACTGCTCAGGCCCTTTGTCGACGCACTGCCCGACATCGAAGTGATTCTCTTCGACGTTCCCGGCGTGGGCGGCTCGCCCGCGCCGCTGATGCCTTACCGCTTCTCCAGTCTCTGCGTGCTGGCCGACCGGCTGCTGTCGCGCCTTGGCTACGATGGCCAGGTCGATGCGCTGGGGGTGTCGTGGGGCGGAGCGCTGGCGCAGGAGTTTGCCCGGCTTCAGGCCCACCGTTGCAGGCGCCTGGTCCTGGCGGCGACCTCGCCCGGCGTCATCATGGTGCCCGGCAGGCTGTCAGTGCTGACCAAGATGATCGGCCTGCGCCGCTATACCGACCCGCAGTACCTGCGCCGCGTTGGCGCCGACCTGTATGGCGGCGCCGTGCGCCATGACCCCGCATGGCTCGACCAGCACGGCCGGCACATGCAGCCGCCGCGCGGACGCGGCTACCTCTACCAGCTGCTGGCGGCCTGGGGCTGGAGCAGCCTGCCCTGGCTGGGCGCGCTGAAGCAGCCTACGCTGGTGATGCACGGGACCGACGACCCGATCGTGCCGCCGGTCAATGCCAGGATCCTGGCCGCGGCCATTCCCCACGCGGCGCTGCAGCTGGTCGACGACGGCCACCTCTTTCTTGTGACCGGCGCCGACAGCGCGGCCAGAACCATCGGCCGCTTCCTGCGCGCATAG
- a CDS encoding phasin family protein yields the protein MESTNTADAAARQASQAPHRKLLDFVRHNRLDPAAILESRRKDIEALASINITLLSGLQSVVRLQAEYLCDTAADLQALARGGQPAEGKASATVAQALPRSLHKAVAGLRGLSDTLYKTQADSIATVGRRIAENVEEVKGILRPKA from the coding sequence ATGGAATCGACCAACACCGCTGACGCCGCCGCCCGGCAGGCGTCCCAGGCCCCGCACCGCAAGCTGCTTGACTTCGTCCGGCACAATCGCCTTGACCCGGCCGCGATCCTCGAGTCGCGCCGCAAGGACATCGAGGCGCTGGCCAGCATCAACATCACGCTGCTGAGCGGCCTGCAATCGGTGGTGCGCCTGCAGGCCGAGTACCTGTGCGACACCGCCGCCGACCTGCAGGCGCTGGCGCGCGGCGGCCAGCCCGCCGAGGGCAAGGCTTCCGCCACGGTGGCGCAAGCGCTGCCGCGCTCGCTGCACAAGGCCGTGGCCGGCCTGCGCGGCCTGAGCGATACCCTCTACAAGACCCAGGCGGACAGCATCGCCACGGTCGGCCGGCGCATCGCGGAGAACGTCGAGGAGGTCAAGGGCATCCTGCGCCCCAAGGCATGA
- a CDS encoding alpha/beta fold hydrolase → MAATAAGAIEAVEAVEAVEAIDANPALAGPNPFVGLRPEDFVSAAQQIGAQCVQEPVLVLEQQAQLAHDLVSVLDGSAPLPSARDRRFGDAAWRDNPLYRMSLQGYQAWRDALGGLVRRSVMDARSKHRAQYFTELVIDALAPTNTLLGNPAALRKTVESCGMNLVSGLANLVADTLGNGGMPAQVDKEAFSVGRNLATTPGAVVFRNELLELIQYAPSTARVHARPQLIVPPQVNKFYVFDLAPGKSMVEYLLARELQVFIVSWRNPTAAQRDWNLDTYVSALIEAIGAIRDITGSADVNLHGACSGAMTMAALMGYCAASGEKLVHAATLMVSVFGLDAQSQLGLFSTPEAVTAARQGSQALGVLDGAALGRIFAWLRPNDLVWNYWVNNYLLGNAPPAFDVLYWNNDTTRLPAGLHGQFLDMLTLNQLATPRTLHVLGHAITLSDVTCDKYVLAGMTDHITPWKAVYRSMRAFGGRTEFVLSSSGHVQSLVNPPGNPKAKFFRGGAPAADPQAWLDDATAVQDSWWEHWSQWLQARSGPKRRAPDVPGSAQFAPCGDAPGRYVTEA, encoded by the coding sequence ATGGCCGCCACCGCGGCCGGGGCCATCGAAGCCGTCGAAGCCGTCGAAGCCGTCGAAGCCATCGACGCGAACCCGGCGCTGGCCGGTCCCAATCCATTCGTCGGCCTGAGGCCGGAGGACTTCGTCAGCGCCGCGCAGCAGATCGGCGCCCAGTGCGTACAGGAGCCGGTGCTCGTGCTCGAGCAGCAGGCGCAATTGGCGCACGATCTCGTCAGCGTCCTGGATGGTTCGGCGCCGTTGCCGTCGGCGCGGGACCGGCGCTTTGGCGATGCCGCCTGGCGCGACAACCCGTTGTACCGGATGTCGCTGCAGGGCTACCAGGCCTGGCGAGACGCGTTGGGCGGCCTGGTGCGGCGCTCGGTGATGGACGCGCGCAGCAAGCACCGCGCGCAGTACTTCACCGAGCTGGTGATCGATGCGCTGGCCCCGACCAATACCCTGCTGGGCAACCCCGCCGCGCTGAGAAAGACGGTGGAGTCGTGCGGGATGAACCTGGTCAGCGGGCTGGCCAACCTGGTCGCCGATACCCTGGGCAACGGCGGCATGCCGGCCCAGGTGGACAAGGAAGCCTTCAGCGTCGGCCGGAACCTGGCGACGACGCCGGGCGCGGTGGTGTTCCGCAACGAACTGCTGGAACTGATCCAGTACGCGCCGTCCACGGCCCGCGTGCATGCGCGGCCGCAGCTGATCGTGCCGCCGCAGGTCAACAAGTTCTATGTGTTCGACCTGGCCCCCGGCAAGAGCATGGTGGAGTACCTGTTGGCGCGGGAGCTGCAGGTATTCATCGTCAGCTGGCGCAATCCCACCGCGGCGCAGCGCGACTGGAACCTGGATACCTATGTCAGCGCGCTGATCGAGGCGATCGGGGCGATCCGCGACATCACCGGCAGTGCCGACGTCAACCTGCATGGCGCCTGCTCGGGTGCGATGACCATGGCGGCGCTGATGGGTTATTGCGCCGCCAGCGGCGAAAAGCTGGTGCATGCCGCGACGCTGATGGTATCGGTGTTCGGACTCGATGCGCAGTCGCAGCTCGGGCTGTTCAGCACGCCCGAGGCCGTCACCGCAGCGCGGCAGGGCAGCCAGGCGCTCGGCGTGCTCGACGGCGCGGCGCTGGGACGCATTTTTGCCTGGCTGCGGCCCAACGACCTGGTGTGGAATTACTGGGTCAACAACTACCTGCTCGGCAATGCGCCGCCGGCCTTCGATGTCCTCTACTGGAACAACGACACCACGCGGCTGCCCGCCGGCCTGCACGGCCAGTTCCTCGACATGCTCACGCTGAACCAGCTCGCCACGCCGCGCACGCTGCACGTGCTGGGCCACGCCATCACGCTGTCGGACGTGACCTGCGACAAGTATGTGCTGGCCGGCATGACCGACCACATCACGCCATGGAAGGCGGTTTACCGGTCGATGCGCGCCTTTGGCGGGCGCACCGAGTTCGTGCTGAGTTCCAGCGGCCACGTGCAGAGCCTGGTCAATCCCCCCGGCAACCCGAAGGCGAAGTTCTTCCGTGGCGGCGCGCCGGCCGCCGATCCGCAGGCCTGGCTTGACGACGCGACCGCCGTGCAGGACTCGTGGTGGGAACACTGGAGCCAGTGGCTGCAGGCGCGCTCGGGACCAAAGCGCCGCGCGCCCGACGTTCCCGGCAGCGCGCAATTCGCACCCTGTGGCGATGCGCCCGGACGCTATGTGACCGAAGCGTGA
- a CDS encoding MaoC family dehydratase, which translates to MAIEGYSMATLCAFVGKELGVSEWMEVDQARIDAFAECTEDRQWIHVDVERARKESPFGGTIAHGYLTLSLLAGKLTGMGVVPGDARAAVNYGLEKTRFLAPVRAGGRVRNRVRLLAVDDKGDGRVLLRMENTMEVEGEARPAMVAEALALVMA; encoded by the coding sequence ATGGCAATCGAAGGCTACAGCATGGCAACGCTCTGCGCGTTCGTCGGCAAGGAACTCGGCGTGTCCGAGTGGATGGAAGTGGACCAGGCGCGCATCGACGCGTTCGCGGAATGCACGGAGGACCGCCAGTGGATCCACGTTGACGTCGAGCGCGCCCGCAAGGAAAGCCCGTTCGGCGGCACCATCGCCCATGGCTACCTGACGCTGTCGCTGCTGGCGGGAAAGCTGACCGGCATGGGCGTGGTGCCGGGCGACGCGCGCGCCGCGGTGAACTACGGCCTGGAGAAGACCCGCTTCCTGGCGCCGGTCAGGGCAGGCGGGCGCGTGCGCAACCGCGTCAGGCTGCTGGCCGTCGATGACAAGGGCGACGGCCGCGTGCTGTTGCGCATGGAGAACACGATGGAAGTCGAGGGTGAAGCCAGGCCGGCAATGGTGGCGGAAGCCCTCGCGCTTGTGATGGCATGA
- a CDS encoding AraC family transcriptional regulator, translating into MHCRRASVNALSPTVPISVVNGFLCGADPMAIARLAERSGIAAELLAEPAARVTQEQFATLYRLLAHEHDDEMPGIFSRPLRNGTLKYLCLSLLDAPRLEVALHRFGQFFHLILDDFRVESRRDGASGYVELMEYPASPAVSMLGRELMLKLVHGVTSWLVRKEIPLQAVELPSGRPPLASDHLYLFPGPVHFGCQRTRMIFDAAYLDMPVRQRKPDLEKFLARAPEDWIFVSFDEQMTCHRVRQYVAERLPEPPTIEAAALALHCSVRTLCRRLAAEGTTFQAIKDDVRRDIAIQRLTRSADPIAAIAFDVGFDNPTAFHRAFRHWTGSTPNAYRRAP; encoded by the coding sequence ATGCATTGCCGGCGCGCTAGCGTGAACGCCTTGTCTCCTACCGTCCCCATCTCCGTCGTCAACGGCTTTCTTTGCGGCGCCGACCCCATGGCGATCGCGCGGCTGGCGGAGCGCTCCGGCATTGCGGCCGAACTGCTGGCGGAGCCGGCGGCGCGCGTGACGCAAGAGCAGTTCGCCACGTTGTACCGGCTGCTCGCGCACGAACACGACGATGAAATGCCGGGCATCTTCAGCCGCCCGCTGCGCAATGGCACGCTCAAGTACCTGTGCCTGAGCTTGCTGGATGCGCCAAGGCTGGAAGTGGCGCTGCACCGGTTCGGGCAGTTCTTCCACCTGATCCTCGACGATTTCCGCGTCGAGTCGCGGCGCGATGGGGCTTCGGGCTATGTGGAGCTGATGGAGTATCCGGCGTCGCCCGCCGTGAGCATGCTGGGCCGCGAACTGATGCTGAAGCTGGTGCATGGCGTCACGTCGTGGCTGGTCCGCAAGGAGATTCCGCTGCAGGCGGTGGAACTGCCATCCGGCCGGCCGCCGCTGGCCAGCGACCATCTCTACCTGTTTCCCGGTCCGGTGCATTTCGGCTGCCAGCGGACCCGCATGATCTTTGACGCGGCTTACCTCGACATGCCGGTGCGCCAACGCAAGCCGGATCTGGAGAAATTCCTGGCGCGCGCACCCGAGGACTGGATCTTTGTCTCGTTCGACGAGCAGATGACCTGTCATCGCGTGCGGCAGTACGTGGCCGAGCGCCTGCCGGAACCACCCACGATCGAGGCCGCGGCGCTGGCGCTGCATTGTTCGGTGCGAACGCTGTGCCGCCGCCTTGCCGCGGAAGGCACCACCTTCCAGGCCATCAAGGACGATGTCCGGCGCGATATCGCCATTCAGCGCCTGACGCGCTCGGCGGATCCGATCGCGGCCATTGCCTTCGACGTGGGCTTCGACAATCCCACCGCGTTCCATCGTGCCTTTCGCCACTGGACCGGGAGCACGCCGAATGCCTACCGCCGCGCGCCGTAG
- a CDS encoding DsbA family oxidoreductase — translation MQYPDNSPHPDNGSRPQSFASDQPATLSVEAYFDLICPWCLIGKKHLETAIDWLGRERPDVAVQVAWRSYPLIPTTPPAGLPYREFYLARLGSPEAVAMRQAQVRAAAKDAGLTLALERIETFPNTLLAHRLVRHARQQAGAGVAGLLIEELFQRYFIRAENIGDPRVLRQAAASCGIALPEHADSTGAHDLDWLPSVHGPLDPPARPGLGVPCFVFNGTHSVSGARPPEVLLQTMHQALARAKRRATLAAG, via the coding sequence ATGCAATACCCCGACAATTCCCCACACCCCGACAACGGTTCCAGGCCCCAGTCGTTTGCCTCGGATCAACCGGCGACACTTTCGGTCGAGGCCTATTTCGACCTGATCTGCCCCTGGTGCCTGATCGGCAAGAAGCACCTGGAAACCGCCATCGATTGGCTTGGCCGCGAGCGCCCGGACGTCGCCGTGCAGGTGGCGTGGCGTTCTTATCCGCTGATTCCCACGACCCCGCCTGCCGGCCTGCCGTACCGCGAGTTCTACCTGGCGCGGCTGGGCAGCCCGGAGGCCGTGGCGATGCGACAGGCGCAAGTGCGTGCCGCGGCAAAGGATGCCGGACTCACGCTGGCACTGGAGCGCATCGAAACCTTCCCGAACACGCTGCTGGCCCACCGGCTGGTGCGCCATGCGCGCCAGCAGGCGGGCGCTGGCGTGGCTGGCTTGCTGATCGAAGAACTGTTCCAGCGCTACTTCATACGCGCCGAAAATATCGGCGACCCGCGGGTACTGCGGCAGGCCGCGGCTTCGTGCGGCATCGCCTTGCCGGAGCATGCCGACAGCACCGGCGCGCATGACCTGGACTGGCTGCCATCGGTGCACGGCCCGCTCGACCCGCCGGCGCGCCCCGGTCTCGGGGTTCCCTGTTTTGTGTTCAACGGCACGCACAGCGTGTCGGGTGCGCGGCCGCCCGAGGTGCTGCTCCAAACCATGCACCAGGCGCTGGCACGTGCCAAACGGCGCGCCACGTTGGCGGCCGGCTAA